In Archangium violaceum, the following are encoded in one genomic region:
- a CDS encoding cyclic nucleotide-binding domain-containing protein, with protein MEVAAVLKACPLFKDFTDVGIQIFAAIGVPRAFPKGSALFLENRPGESLFILGDGTVRLSARNTGGEEVTLGDVGAGEPLGELALIQKGERLCTATAVTDVTAVEIRHADFQRLTAQKPQACMKLLMGIITHFSGKVRENRETMKSLVGKT; from the coding sequence ATGGAGGTCGCAGCCGTACTCAAGGCTTGCCCGCTCTTCAAGGATTTCACCGATGTCGGCATCCAGATCTTCGCCGCCATCGGGGTGCCGCGCGCCTTTCCGAAGGGGTCGGCGCTGTTCCTGGAGAACCGTCCTGGCGAGTCGCTCTTCATCCTCGGAGACGGAACGGTGCGGCTGAGCGCGCGCAACACCGGGGGCGAGGAGGTCACGCTCGGGGATGTGGGAGCAGGTGAGCCCCTGGGCGAGCTGGCCCTCATCCAGAAGGGCGAGCGCCTGTGCACGGCCACGGCGGTGACCGACGTGACGGCCGTGGAGATCCGCCACGCGGACTTCCAGAGGCTGACCGCGCAGAAGCCGCAGGCCTGCATGAAGCTGCTGATGGGGATCATCACCCACTTCAGCGGAAAGGTCCGCGAGAACCGTGAGACCATGAAGTCGCTCGTGGGCAAGACGTAA
- a CDS encoding DedA family protein, which translates to MQEFLTNLLGSTHGFLAYAAVFGVLVACGLGVPLPEDISLILGGFLAHKGAASLPAMMLIGFAGILVGDSLIFMAGRRLGSQVGRSPTGFFARVVTPEKRARVEGMFALHGQKIVMIARFLPGVRAVTYFTAGSAGMSYWRFIFWDGLAALLSAPFFVWLGFHFGDKLDYGIELLKDGQMVVLGGLVVVGLVFFLWRKRIASVRDAALKAAVKASPVPAHLLTGATEASSATAPVFEMADQPKDRLHVRD; encoded by the coding sequence GTGCAAGAATTCCTCACCAACCTCCTGGGCAGCACCCATGGCTTTCTCGCCTATGCGGCCGTCTTCGGCGTGCTGGTGGCCTGTGGACTTGGCGTGCCCCTGCCGGAGGACATCTCGCTCATCCTGGGTGGGTTTCTGGCCCACAAGGGAGCGGCGAGCCTCCCGGCGATGATGTTGATTGGTTTCGCGGGCATCCTGGTGGGCGACAGCCTCATCTTCATGGCGGGTCGCCGTCTGGGGTCGCAGGTGGGCCGTTCTCCCACCGGCTTCTTCGCGCGGGTCGTCACGCCTGAGAAACGGGCGCGCGTGGAGGGGATGTTCGCGCTGCACGGGCAGAAGATCGTGATGATCGCCCGCTTCCTGCCCGGGGTGCGCGCGGTGACGTACTTCACCGCCGGCTCGGCGGGCATGTCCTACTGGCGCTTCATCTTCTGGGATGGCCTGGCGGCGTTGCTGTCGGCGCCGTTCTTCGTGTGGCTGGGCTTCCACTTCGGCGACAAGCTCGACTACGGCATCGAGCTGCTGAAGGACGGCCAGATGGTGGTGCTGGGTGGCCTGGTGGTGGTGGGCCTGGTGTTCTTCCTGTGGCGCAAGCGGATCGCCTCGGTGCGAGACGCGGCGCTCAAGGCGGCGGTGAAGGCCTCGCCGGTGCCGGCGCACCTGCTGACGGGCGCGACCGAGGCCTCGTCCGCGACGGCTCCCGTCTTCGAGATGGCGGATCAGCCCAAGGATCGTCTGCACGTCCGCGACTGA
- a CDS encoding dihydroneopterin aldolase — translation MNRPLTDDLSATPRDARGRPLDVIELRQLPVQCIVGVYPAERGTPQPLELDVALYLDTRKSATEGSLRDTVDYARLSGELRFLLETADFRMLETAAEALCRYILAPPTEDMARAQIRAVTLRLSKPEALGRSGLASLRVHRTAEEYQYEAEEKPFGRVDIVFQDEHVGIYRLRVAPGRTIPTHEHRVMSEAELVLGHGLLLQGKPVLAGTGFRWPKHFPHRYDNPRALEQTVLCVDRPAFIPHDEVEVPEPTSGLAPIEGRAYYPAAASAPEAEGERW, via the coding sequence ATGAACCGCCCTCTCACCGACGACCTCTCGGCCACCCCGCGAGACGCCCGGGGCCGCCCGCTGGATGTCATCGAGCTGCGCCAGCTGCCCGTCCAGTGCATCGTCGGGGTGTACCCCGCCGAGCGCGGCACGCCGCAACCGCTGGAGCTCGACGTGGCCCTCTACCTGGACACCCGGAAGTCCGCCACGGAGGGAAGCCTCCGCGACACGGTGGACTACGCGCGGCTGTCCGGGGAGCTGCGCTTCCTCCTGGAGACGGCTGACTTCCGCATGCTGGAGACGGCCGCCGAGGCCCTCTGCCGCTACATCCTGGCTCCTCCCACCGAGGACATGGCGCGAGCCCAGATACGGGCCGTCACCCTGCGGCTGTCCAAGCCGGAGGCCCTGGGCCGCTCCGGGCTCGCCTCGCTGCGGGTGCACCGTACCGCGGAGGAGTACCAGTACGAGGCGGAGGAGAAGCCCTTCGGCCGGGTGGACATCGTCTTCCAGGACGAGCACGTGGGCATCTACCGGCTGCGCGTCGCCCCGGGCCGCACCATCCCCACGCACGAGCACCGGGTGATGAGCGAGGCGGAGCTGGTGCTGGGCCATGGGCTGCTGCTGCAAGGCAAGCCGGTGCTGGCGGGAACGGGCTTCCGGTGGCCGAAACACTTCCCGCACCGCTACGACAACCCGAGGGCGCTCGAGCAGACGGTGCTGTGCGTGGACCGCCCGGCCTTCATTCCCCACGACGAGGTGGAGGTGCCGGAACCCACGAGCGGGCTGGCGCCGATCGAGGGCCGCGCCTACTACCCGGCGGCGGCGAGCGCCCCCGAGGCGGAGGGCGAGCGATGGTGA
- a CDS encoding gamma carbonic anhydrase family protein: protein MALRRFRDQTPRVHPSCFIEDSAQVIGDVEVGEDSSVWFNSVLRGDVNAIRIGQRTNIQDLTMVHVTSSRFTTTIGDDVTVGHHVVLHGCKVGNRVLVGMGAIVMDDVEIGDDSIIGAGTLLTPGTKIPPGSLVVGSPGKVKRGVTDEERAFLLESAKHYVRTAADHRASR from the coding sequence ATGGCCCTGCGCCGTTTCCGTGATCAAACCCCGCGAGTGCACCCGAGTTGCTTCATCGAGGACTCGGCGCAGGTCATCGGAGATGTGGAGGTAGGGGAGGACTCCTCGGTGTGGTTCAACTCGGTGCTGCGGGGGGACGTGAACGCCATCCGCATCGGCCAGAGAACGAACATCCAGGATCTGACGATGGTGCACGTGACGAGCAGCCGCTTCACGACGACCATCGGGGACGACGTGACGGTGGGGCACCACGTGGTGTTGCACGGGTGCAAGGTAGGCAACCGTGTCCTGGTGGGCATGGGAGCCATCGTCATGGACGATGTGGAGATTGGCGACGACAGCATCATCGGAGCCGGAACGCTGCTCACGCCGGGGACGAAGATTCCGCCGGGCTCGCTGGTGGTGGGCTCACCGGGCAAGGTGAAGCGGGGGGTCACGGACGAGGAGCGGGCCTTCCTGCTCGAATCCGCGAAGCACTACGTGCGGACGGCGGCGGACCACCGCGCCAGCCGTTAA
- the miaB gene encoding tRNA (N6-isopentenyl adenosine(37)-C2)-methylthiotransferase MiaB translates to MKRYFIHTFGCQMNVNDSLRMSEVLGKLEYRPTPVPEEADLIILNTCSIREKAEDKMLSALGRYRTVKLARGTLLGVGGCVAQQEKDKLLKKVPYLDFVFGPDSIAKLPEIIGRVQGERERVVETAWVDSEEYVFPRADPETSRGKVTEFVTVMKGCDNVCSFCVVPHTRGREVSRPFPDVLAEVADLAKVGVREVTLIGQNVNSYQGGVSFAQLLLRTAEVPGIERVRFTTSHPHDLSDELIEAFRVQPKICPHFHLPVQSGSNPVLKRMRRDYTVAEYMVRLEKLRAARPGIAMTTDIIVGFPGETEEDFALTMELTEKVRYDNQFSFIYSPRPKTGAALRENEWGPVPHEVKIERLERLQKLQRRISGEITAALVGQEVEVLVEGPSRYNPLKRFGRTAENRTVNFDGDAPAGAFVKVLVESATPNQLAGKQIAVLSPPTVMPVAEAPQPEPTCVVA, encoded by the coding sequence ATGAAGCGCTACTTCATCCACACCTTCGGCTGCCAGATGAACGTCAACGACTCGCTCCGGATGAGCGAGGTGCTCGGCAAGCTGGAATACCGGCCGACGCCGGTTCCGGAGGAGGCGGACCTCATCATCCTCAACACCTGCTCCATCCGCGAGAAGGCCGAGGACAAGATGCTCTCGGCCCTCGGGCGCTACCGCACGGTGAAGCTGGCCCGTGGAACGCTGCTGGGCGTGGGCGGGTGCGTGGCGCAGCAGGAGAAGGACAAGCTCCTCAAGAAGGTGCCCTACCTGGACTTCGTGTTCGGCCCGGACTCGATCGCCAAGCTGCCGGAGATCATCGGCCGGGTGCAGGGCGAGCGCGAGCGCGTGGTGGAGACGGCCTGGGTGGACTCGGAGGAGTACGTGTTCCCCCGGGCGGACCCGGAGACGAGCCGCGGCAAGGTGACCGAGTTCGTCACGGTGATGAAGGGCTGCGACAACGTCTGCTCCTTCTGCGTGGTGCCGCACACCCGTGGCCGCGAGGTGAGCCGGCCGTTCCCGGACGTGCTGGCCGAGGTGGCGGATCTGGCGAAGGTGGGCGTGCGCGAGGTGACGCTCATCGGGCAGAACGTGAACTCGTACCAGGGAGGCGTGAGCTTCGCGCAGTTGCTGCTGCGGACCGCGGAGGTGCCGGGGATCGAGCGCGTGCGCTTCACGACGAGCCACCCGCACGACCTGTCGGACGAGCTGATCGAGGCGTTCCGGGTGCAGCCGAAGATCTGCCCGCACTTCCACCTGCCGGTGCAGAGCGGGTCGAACCCGGTGCTCAAGCGGATGCGGCGCGACTACACGGTGGCCGAGTACATGGTGCGGCTGGAGAAGCTGCGCGCGGCGCGACCGGGCATCGCGATGACGACGGACATCATCGTGGGCTTCCCGGGTGAGACGGAGGAGGACTTCGCGCTCACGATGGAGCTGACGGAGAAGGTCCGCTACGACAACCAGTTCTCGTTCATCTACAGCCCTCGGCCGAAGACGGGAGCGGCGCTGCGGGAGAACGAGTGGGGTCCGGTGCCGCACGAGGTGAAGATCGAGCGGCTGGAGCGGCTGCAGAAACTCCAGCGGCGCATCAGCGGGGAGATCACCGCGGCGCTGGTGGGGCAGGAGGTGGAGGTGTTGGTGGAGGGCCCCTCGCGCTACAACCCGCTCAAGCGTTTCGGCCGTACGGCGGAGAACCGGACGGTGAACTTCGACGGTGACGCACCGGCGGGGGCGTTCGTGAAGGTGCTGGTGGAGAGCGCGACGCCCAACCAACTCGCGGGCAAGCAGATAGCGGTGCTGAGCCCGCCGACGGTGATGCCGGTCGCCGAGGCTCCGCAACCCGAGCCCACCTGCGTCGTCGCCTGA
- a CDS encoding VWA domain-containing protein, which produces MDARIVEFAEVLRQNGVRVSTSEVADAARAASEVGLQDKGIFRSVLRTTMVKREKDVDVFNRAFDFYFSGAARTFEALDKSLAQQIQEQGLIEGDNLTMLLFQMNDLFPELSPLAQAALMGDRARLAQIFRSATLQLDLSQMRSSMQTGFFSRRLMVAAGIDRARSELKALEEELRKRGLPAEGVEIVSRHVAEQLRKVEEAARREVKRQAEARIRKPTGGVVDKPLHQLSQAEVNQMESAVKTLAEKLKARLIRKQRSKRRGTLNVRRTLRRNLPWGGVPMVPVFRARRPERPEVVVLCDVSDSVRNASRMMLLFTYTLQSLFVRVRSFVFVSDVGDVTQYFKEQDVDRAIDLATMGQAVSLTANSNYGRALATFTRDQLGSITRRTTVMIIGDGRNNYNPNNAWALKDLKQKCKRLLWICPEDRPNWGFGDSEMLTYSKECHQTVVVNSVADLSRIAEQLVPA; this is translated from the coding sequence ATGGACGCACGCATCGTTGAGTTCGCCGAGGTCCTCCGCCAGAACGGCGTGCGGGTGAGCACGTCCGAGGTCGCGGACGCGGCGCGGGCGGCCTCCGAGGTGGGGCTCCAGGACAAGGGCATCTTCCGCTCGGTGCTGCGGACCACGATGGTCAAGCGCGAGAAGGACGTGGACGTCTTCAACCGCGCCTTCGACTTCTACTTCTCGGGGGCGGCCAGGACGTTCGAGGCGCTCGACAAGTCGCTCGCGCAGCAGATCCAGGAGCAGGGCCTCATCGAGGGCGACAACCTCACGATGCTGCTGTTCCAGATGAACGACCTGTTCCCCGAGCTGTCCCCGCTGGCGCAGGCGGCGCTCATGGGGGATCGGGCACGGCTGGCGCAGATCTTCCGCTCGGCCACGCTGCAATTGGATCTGTCGCAGATGCGCAGCTCGATGCAGACGGGCTTCTTCTCGCGGCGGCTGATGGTGGCGGCGGGAATCGATCGGGCGCGCTCGGAGCTCAAGGCGCTCGAGGAGGAGCTGCGCAAGCGGGGCCTGCCGGCGGAGGGCGTGGAGATCGTCTCGCGGCACGTGGCCGAGCAGCTGCGCAAGGTGGAGGAGGCGGCGCGGCGCGAGGTGAAGCGCCAGGCCGAGGCGCGCATCCGCAAGCCCACGGGCGGGGTGGTGGACAAGCCGCTGCACCAGCTCAGCCAGGCCGAGGTGAACCAGATGGAGTCGGCGGTGAAGACGCTGGCGGAGAAGCTGAAGGCCCGGCTGATCCGCAAGCAGCGCTCGAAGCGGCGGGGGACGCTGAACGTGCGCCGCACGCTGCGCCGCAACCTGCCGTGGGGTGGGGTGCCCATGGTGCCCGTGTTCCGCGCCCGCCGCCCCGAGCGCCCCGAGGTCGTCGTCCTCTGTGACGTGTCGGACTCGGTGCGCAACGCGTCGAGGATGATGCTGCTCTTCACCTACACGCTGCAGTCACTCTTCGTGCGGGTGCGCTCGTTCGTCTTCGTGTCGGACGTGGGCGACGTGACGCAGTACTTCAAGGAGCAGGACGTGGACCGGGCCATCGACCTGGCCACCATGGGGCAGGCCGTGTCGCTCACGGCCAACTCCAACTACGGCCGCGCGCTGGCCACCTTCACGAGGGACCAGCTCGGCAGCATCACGCGCCGGACCACGGTGATGATCATCGGGGACGGTCGCAACAACTACAATCCGAACAATGCCTGGGCACTCAAGGACCTGAAGCAGAAGTGCAAGCGGCTGCTGTGGATCTGCCCCGAGGATCGCCCCAACTGGGGCTTCGGGGACAGCGAGATGCTCACCTATTCGAAGGAGTGCCACCAGACGGTGGTGGTGAACTCCGTGGCCGATCTGTCCCGCATCGCGGAGCAGCTCGTGCCCGCCTGA
- a CDS encoding SDR family NAD(P)-dependent oxidoreductase produces the protein MVSTPPVGTRKVLVTGGGSGMGLAVAEALLRAGGRVAVTGRRADRLEAVVRAWPGQAVALPCDLSSPSEREGLLSRARAALGGLDGLVHSAGVVEHQLAGHISEDALRAQLEINLVAPLRLGEEALSVLEDGGGMVFISSTLALRPLPTSAVYSAAKAGMLAAMRSLALTGAARRIRANAVCPGVVDTEMVRAPRLSPGETPPTGEELERRVSAQLSTLGALHPLGRLGKVEEVAEAVVHLLGAPWTTGSELVIDGGLMLRE, from the coding sequence ATGGTGAGCACTCCCCCGGTGGGCACCCGGAAGGTGCTGGTGACGGGCGGGGGGAGCGGCATGGGCCTCGCCGTGGCCGAGGCGCTGCTGCGCGCGGGAGGCCGGGTGGCGGTGACGGGGCGCAGGGCGGATCGTCTGGAGGCGGTGGTGCGCGCCTGGCCCGGTCAGGCGGTGGCCCTGCCCTGCGATCTGTCCTCCCCTTCCGAGCGCGAGGGGCTGCTGTCGCGGGCACGAGCGGCGCTGGGCGGGCTGGACGGACTGGTCCACTCGGCGGGGGTGGTGGAGCACCAACTGGCGGGCCACATCTCCGAGGACGCGCTGCGGGCCCAGCTCGAGATCAACCTGGTGGCCCCGCTGCGCCTGGGCGAGGAAGCCCTGTCGGTCCTGGAGGACGGTGGGGGCATGGTGTTCATCTCCTCCACCCTGGCCCTGCGTCCGCTGCCCACCAGCGCCGTCTACAGCGCGGCCAAAGCGGGAATGCTGGCGGCCATGCGTTCACTCGCCTTGACCGGTGCCGCGCGGCGCATCCGGGCCAACGCCGTCTGTCCGGGAGTGGTGGATACGGAGATGGTCCGCGCTCCGCGACTGAGCCCTGGTGAGACGCCTCCCACGGGAGAGGAGCTCGAGCGGAGGGTTTCCGCCCAGTTGTCCACGCTGGGGGCGCTGCACCCGCTGGGACGGCTCGGGAAGGTCGAGGAGGTGGCCGAAGCGGTGGTGCACCTGCTGGGGGCCCCCTGGACCACGGGGAGCGAGCTGGTCATCGACGGCGGGCTGATGCTCCGGGAGTGA
- a CDS encoding SDR family NAD(P)-dependent oxidoreductase, whose amino-acid sequence MPTAVVTGAGIRLGKAISLALAEAGYDLALHVHQSTEGADEVARKARALGRTATVYRADLGSPRGLESLASTLREAHPAIDVLVNNAGIFERLAFEDITRERYHRMMGINLEAPFFLTQALLPALRAAPGSLVVNLTDIAAERAESHYAHYTASKAGLIMLTRALAVELAPQVRVNAVSPGTVIFPEHFDEAARQAHLARVPFGREGTPEDVARVVVFLAREAPYISGQVIAVDGARSAQL is encoded by the coding sequence ATGCCAACAGCAGTCGTCACCGGGGCGGGCATCCGGCTCGGGAAGGCCATCTCCCTGGCGCTGGCCGAGGCGGGTTACGACCTGGCCCTGCATGTCCACCAGTCGACCGAGGGAGCGGACGAGGTCGCCCGGAAGGCCCGCGCCCTGGGTCGCACCGCCACGGTGTACCGCGCCGACCTGGGCTCGCCACGAGGGTTGGAGTCGCTGGCCTCGACCCTGCGCGAGGCCCACCCGGCCATCGACGTCCTCGTGAACAACGCCGGCATCTTCGAGCGGCTGGCCTTCGAGGACATCACCCGGGAGCGCTACCACCGGATGATGGGGATCAACCTGGAGGCGCCCTTCTTCCTCACCCAGGCCCTGCTCCCGGCGCTGCGAGCGGCCCCTGGCTCCCTGGTCGTGAACCTCACCGACATCGCCGCGGAGCGCGCCGAGAGCCACTATGCCCACTACACCGCCAGCAAGGCGGGGCTGATCATGCTCACCCGGGCGCTGGCCGTGGAGCTCGCACCCCAGGTGCGGGTCAATGCCGTCTCGCCAGGGACGGTGATCTTCCCGGAACACTTCGACGAGGCCGCCCGCCAGGCCCACCTCGCCCGAGTCCCCTTTGGACGAGAGGGCACTCCCGAGGACGTGGCCCGGGTGGTGGTCTTCCTGGCGCGCGAGGCGCCCTATATCTCCGGACAGGTGATCGCCGTGGATGGAGCCCGGAGCGCCCAGCTATGA
- a CDS encoding TIGR02266 family protein, with protein MVVKLPFSTPEEFLAKYGANITLGGLYLRSKSVKPPGTRVTLDLKLADGSRLIHGLAVIHFVTGQAGQGISGMGFRFLDMDPPTRRFLDSAVATLPHAQSALPPLPAGVGPADDSVPTSAPSPTEAPIGPSFTPWPDTIPVAASAAPAPVATPSPAPAAAPSVPVVPVAPVVASSRPAPPPVPTPRISTSTPVVPSAPAFEVPTEEPKRTGPVIGIDLGTTNSCAAYVRNNKPAVLLSREGHNTVPSILALNTRGKLVVGHPAKGQMLTNPRQTVYGAKRLVGRPYESPIVREIKDRFAYEIAPGDNGEAAVKLGDRVYSLQQISALILREVREVAQNQFGQPVSRAVITVPAYYNDNQRQAVREAGRLAGLHVERILNEPTAAALAYGYGRKLTQRVLVYDLGGGTFDASVLELNDSIYEVVSTGGDTFLGGIDFDNAIIEYLLEQFQQRTGHTFQGDRVAMQRIHDAAERAKCALSERSEVRVHVAFITLIDGKPFDLDVPLTRDMLVHLTEKLVDRTLQVCAEVLDAKGLAPKDIDEIILVGGQSRFPLVHEKLSWFFGKAPTKNVHPDEAVALGAALLAHSLGQLEGVVLIDVLPMAIGVGLPGGRFKPVLERNTSLPAAKSYQLATSRDDQQELDVIILQGDSERAVENEYLGTLKISDLPPGPRGSVKVSVTFEVNNECILKVIAREQTSGAEVMSIFSTRDTPEEVRAKMGLSAPHPAIPPGRPPLSPPGRPSRGGIPTVPTPTAAPKRPTIPPVSLPAAMAAASNEAAAPLGVVGWLKRLLGRT; from the coding sequence TTGGTCGTCAAGTTGCCCTTCTCGACCCCCGAGGAATTCCTGGCGAAGTACGGAGCCAACATCACCCTCGGAGGTCTCTACCTCCGCTCGAAGTCGGTGAAGCCTCCGGGCACGCGAGTCACACTGGATCTCAAGCTCGCCGATGGCTCCCGCCTCATCCATGGCCTGGCCGTCATCCACTTCGTCACCGGACAGGCGGGCCAGGGCATCTCCGGCATGGGGTTCCGCTTCCTCGACATGGACCCGCCGACCCGGCGGTTCCTCGACTCCGCGGTCGCCACCCTGCCACACGCCCAGTCAGCCCTTCCCCCACTCCCGGCGGGAGTCGGACCGGCTGATGACTCGGTCCCCACCAGTGCTCCGTCCCCGACGGAGGCGCCGATCGGGCCCTCCTTCACCCCGTGGCCCGACACCATCCCCGTAGCCGCGTCCGCGGCGCCCGCACCGGTAGCCACGCCCTCGCCCGCTCCGGCGGCTGCTCCTTCCGTCCCCGTGGTGCCCGTGGCCCCGGTGGTGGCCTCGAGCCGTCCCGCTCCGCCCCCCGTGCCCACCCCGAGGATCTCCACGTCCACGCCCGTGGTGCCGAGCGCCCCAGCCTTCGAGGTCCCCACCGAGGAGCCCAAGCGGACCGGGCCCGTCATCGGCATCGACCTGGGGACGACCAACTCCTGCGCCGCCTACGTGCGCAACAACAAGCCGGCCGTCCTCCTCAGCCGCGAGGGACACAACACCGTCCCCTCCATCCTCGCCCTCAACACCCGCGGCAAGCTCGTGGTGGGCCACCCCGCCAAGGGGCAGATGCTCACCAACCCCCGGCAGACGGTCTACGGTGCCAAGCGGCTCGTCGGCCGTCCCTATGAGTCCCCCATCGTCCGGGAGATCAAGGACCGCTTCGCCTACGAGATCGCCCCCGGCGACAACGGCGAGGCCGCCGTGAAGCTCGGGGATCGCGTCTACTCGCTGCAGCAGATCTCCGCGCTCATCCTCCGCGAGGTGCGGGAGGTCGCCCAGAACCAGTTCGGCCAGCCCGTCTCCCGCGCCGTCATCACCGTCCCCGCCTACTACAACGACAACCAGCGCCAGGCCGTGCGCGAGGCCGGCCGGCTCGCCGGCCTCCACGTGGAGCGCATCCTCAACGAGCCCACCGCCGCCGCGCTCGCCTACGGCTACGGCCGCAAGCTCACCCAGCGCGTGCTCGTGTATGACCTCGGCGGCGGCACCTTCGACGCCTCCGTGCTGGAGCTCAACGACTCCATCTACGAGGTGGTCTCCACCGGCGGCGACACCTTCCTCGGTGGCATCGACTTCGACAATGCCATCATCGAGTACCTGCTCGAGCAGTTCCAACAGCGGACCGGCCACACCTTCCAGGGCGATCGCGTCGCCATGCAGCGCATCCACGACGCCGCCGAGCGCGCCAAGTGCGCCCTCTCCGAGCGCTCCGAGGTGCGCGTCCATGTCGCCTTCATCACCCTGATCGACGGCAAACCGTTCGATCTCGACGTGCCCCTCACCCGGGACATGCTCGTCCACCTCACCGAGAAGCTCGTCGATCGCACCCTCCAGGTCTGCGCCGAGGTGCTCGACGCCAAGGGCCTCGCCCCCAAGGACATCGACGAGATCATCCTCGTGGGCGGCCAGAGCCGCTTCCCCCTCGTCCACGAGAAGCTCTCCTGGTTCTTCGGCAAGGCGCCCACCAAGAACGTCCACCCGGACGAGGCCGTGGCCCTCGGCGCGGCGCTGCTCGCGCACAGCCTGGGGCAGCTCGAGGGCGTCGTGCTCATCGACGTGCTGCCCATGGCCATCGGCGTGGGCCTGCCCGGCGGCCGCTTCAAGCCCGTGCTCGAGCGCAATACCTCCCTGCCCGCCGCCAAGAGCTACCAGCTCGCCACCAGCCGGGATGATCAGCAGGAGCTCGACGTCATCATCCTCCAGGGCGACTCGGAGCGAGCCGTGGAGAACGAGTACCTCGGCACGCTGAAGATCTCCGACCTGCCCCCGGGGCCTCGTGGCTCGGTGAAGGTGTCCGTCACCTTCGAGGTGAACAACGAGTGCATCCTCAAGGTCATCGCCCGCGAGCAGACCAGCGGCGCCGAGGTCATGAGCATCTTCAGCACCCGTGACACGCCCGAGGAGGTGCGCGCGAAGATGGGGCTGAGCGCTCCGCATCCCGCGATTCCCCCCGGGCGCCCTCCCCTGTCACCTCCGGGACGGCCGTCGCGCGGAGGCATTCCCACGGTGCCCACCCCCACCGCGGCGCCCAAGCGGCCCACCATTCCTCCCGTTTCCCTTCCCGCCGCCATGGCCGCGGCCTCCAACGAGGCCGCCGCTCCACTCGGCGTGGTGGGCTGGTTGAAACGGTTGCTCGGCAGGACTTGA
- the queD gene encoding 6-carboxytetrahydropterin synthase QueD: MEIFKEFTFEAAHRLPNVPPGHKCARLHGHSYRVTLHVQGPVGSDSGWVMDFADLTEAFKPIQAQLDHYYLNEIEGLSNPTSENLARWIWQRVRPRLPQLSQVMVRETCTSGCIYRGEDS; encoded by the coding sequence TTGGAGATCTTCAAGGAGTTCACCTTCGAGGCGGCCCATCGCCTCCCCAACGTCCCCCCGGGGCACAAGTGCGCCCGGTTGCACGGCCACTCCTACCGCGTGACCCTCCATGTCCAGGGTCCCGTGGGCTCCGACTCGGGGTGGGTGATGGACTTCGCCGACCTCACCGAGGCCTTCAAGCCCATCCAGGCTCAGCTCGATCACTACTACCTCAACGAGATCGAAGGGCTGTCCAACCCCACCAGCGAGAACCTGGCCCGGTGGATCTGGCAGCGTGTGCGGCCTCGTCTGCCTCAACTGAGTCAGGTGATGGTGCGGGAGACCTGCACCTCGGGTTGTATCTACCGCGGCGAGGACAGCTGA